From a single Bacillus pumilus genomic region:
- a CDS encoding sucrose-6-phosphate hydrolase: MTTIDAALRQKVAERIRNYEHLVNKDVYRQHFHLMPPVGLLNDPNGLIQWNGVYHVFYQWQPFKTGHGAKFWGHYTSVDLVNWQHEEAALAPSDWFDQNGCYSGSAFIDDGHMYVMYTGNVRDEEGNRETYQCLAVSEDGIHFQKKGVVATLPEGFTAHFRDPKVWKRNGQWYMVLGAQSLDLKGNLVLFTSDTLDGWTFQGIIAGSGKNGLEDFGYMWECPDLFELDGRDVLIVSPQGLEPEGLKYQNTHQSGYFVGRLNDHTYQYTHGAFEELDRGFDFYAQQTFLDESGRRLLIGWMGVPDQGEEHHPTISYQWIHCLTIPRELHLDDDGHLIQKPVTELQALRSNEQEHVFHIKRSVQSIPIDDMTSAEVFIDQIDTQKGFECCIRAAARIIYDKDEGKLTLERDRFEDRTKEVREVAIEELHDLHIFIDASSIEIFVNGGREVFTARYFPSPGNKSISISGRNETKLKLKTWHLQTEAGH; the protein is encoded by the coding sequence ATGACAACAATTGATGCAGCACTTCGTCAAAAGGTAGCAGAACGTATTCGAAACTATGAGCATTTGGTGAACAAAGATGTGTACCGCCAGCATTTTCATTTAATGCCGCCAGTCGGTCTTTTAAATGACCCGAATGGTTTAATTCAGTGGAATGGGGTGTACCATGTTTTTTATCAGTGGCAGCCATTCAAAACAGGACATGGCGCAAAATTTTGGGGACATTACACTTCGGTAGATCTAGTAAATTGGCAGCACGAGGAAGCCGCCCTTGCTCCAAGTGATTGGTTTGATCAAAACGGCTGTTATTCTGGCAGTGCATTCATAGACGATGGACATATGTATGTGATGTACACTGGAAACGTTCGCGATGAAGAAGGGAACCGTGAGACATATCAATGTTTAGCTGTTTCAGAGGATGGCATTCATTTTCAGAAAAAAGGTGTCGTGGCGACGCTGCCAGAAGGATTCACCGCTCATTTTCGTGATCCGAAAGTATGGAAGCGAAATGGCCAATGGTACATGGTTCTTGGTGCACAAAGTCTTGATCTGAAAGGGAATCTCGTCTTGTTTACCTCTGATACTTTAGACGGTTGGACGTTTCAAGGCATCATTGCAGGCAGTGGAAAAAATGGATTAGAGGATTTCGGCTATATGTGGGAATGTCCAGATCTATTTGAATTAGATGGCCGGGATGTATTGATTGTGTCACCGCAAGGACTCGAGCCGGAGGGCTTAAAATATCAGAATACCCATCAATCCGGCTATTTTGTTGGGAGATTAAATGATCATACCTATCAATATACACATGGAGCGTTTGAGGAGCTGGATCGCGGTTTTGACTTCTATGCGCAGCAAACCTTTTTAGACGAGTCAGGCAGACGTCTTTTAATTGGATGGATGGGAGTGCCTGATCAAGGAGAAGAGCATCATCCAACGATTTCATATCAATGGATTCACTGCCTCACGATCCCGAGAGAGCTCCATTTAGATGATGACGGACATCTGATTCAAAAGCCAGTCACTGAGCTCCAAGCACTGAGGAGTAATGAACAAGAGCATGTTTTCCATATCAAACGCTCCGTTCAATCTATTCCTATAGATGATATGACGAGCGCAGAGGTATTCATTGATCAAATTGACACACAAAAAGGGTTTGAATGCTGTATTCGTGCGGCAGCCCGTATCATTTATGATAAAGATGAGGGCAAACTGACATTAGAGCGAGATCGATTTGAAGATCGAACAAAAGAAGTTCGAGAAGTAGCAATAGAGGAATTACACGATCTTCATATCTTTATTGATGCATCGTCGATTGAGATTTTTGTAAATGGGGGCCGAGAAGTATTTACCGCACGTTACTTTCCTTCCCCGGGAAATAAATCAATCTCGATCAGTGGGAGAAATGAAACAAAGCTGAAACTGAAGACATGGCATTTACAAACAGAAGCAGGTCATTGA
- a CDS encoding sucrose-specific PTS transporter subunit IIBC — MDYQKTAKELTTLLGGKENVISATHCATRLRLVMKDEALIDKDAIEELEGVKGAFSSSGQFQIIFGTGSVNKVYEPFARETGLEADDENQKPVSHDEAVKQKMNPLARFAKTLSNIFVPIIPAIVASGLLMGLLGMMKAFKWVDPSSAIFQMLDMFSSAAFIILPILIGVSAAKEFGGNPYLGAVIGGIMIHPNLLNPWGLTDAKPEYMHLFNFDIALLGYQGTVIPVLLTVYIMCLVEKNLRKVVPNSIDLLVTPFVTVIVTGFVTFIAVGPLGRMLGTGISNALTFIYDHAGFLAGLIFGGAYSLIVLTGVHHSFHAIEAGLLNDIGRNYLLPIWAMSNVAQGGAGLAVFFLAKRAKTKEIALPAAFSAFLGITEPVIFGVNLRYRKPFIAAMIGGALGGAFVVFTKVAANAYGLTGIPMIAIAAPFGLQNVVNYVIGMLIAVAVSFTLTIIFKVKEVEK, encoded by the coding sequence ATGGATTATCAAAAAACAGCAAAAGAATTAACAACATTATTAGGTGGCAAAGAAAATGTCATCAGTGCTACGCATTGTGCCACACGACTCCGATTGGTGATGAAAGACGAGGCGTTGATTGATAAAGATGCCATTGAAGAACTTGAGGGTGTGAAGGGGGCCTTCTCAAGCTCGGGTCAATTCCAGATCATATTTGGAACAGGCTCTGTTAACAAAGTGTATGAGCCTTTTGCTCGTGAGACCGGTCTTGAGGCAGACGACGAGAATCAAAAACCTGTCAGCCATGATGAAGCGGTGAAACAAAAAATGAATCCCCTTGCACGTTTTGCCAAGACGTTATCAAATATTTTTGTACCGATCATTCCTGCAATTGTTGCGAGCGGTTTATTAATGGGACTACTAGGTATGATGAAAGCCTTCAAATGGGTTGACCCAAGCTCCGCGATCTTTCAAATGCTTGATATGTTCTCAAGCGCAGCCTTTATCATTTTACCGATTTTAATTGGGGTCAGTGCAGCGAAAGAGTTTGGTGGAAATCCTTATTTAGGAGCTGTAATTGGTGGGATCATGATTCACCCGAACCTGCTCAACCCGTGGGGCCTAACGGATGCGAAACCAGAATATATGCATCTATTCAATTTTGATATTGCCCTTCTTGGTTACCAAGGAACCGTCATTCCAGTCTTATTGACGGTATACATCATGTGTCTTGTTGAAAAGAATTTAAGAAAAGTGGTTCCGAACAGTATTGATTTACTTGTGACCCCGTTTGTGACGGTCATTGTGACTGGATTTGTGACATTTATTGCAGTCGGACCGCTTGGAAGAATGCTCGGTACAGGAATTTCGAATGCACTGACATTTATTTATGATCATGCAGGATTCTTAGCAGGACTCATTTTCGGAGGTGCCTACTCTCTCATTGTGCTGACAGGGGTTCATCATAGCTTCCATGCGATTGAAGCAGGGTTGCTGAATGATATTGGAAGGAACTATTTGCTGCCAATTTGGGCGATGTCCAATGTAGCACAAGGCGGGGCGGGATTGGCTGTCTTTTTCTTAGCGAAACGTGCGAAAACAAAAGAAATCGCACTTCCTGCAGCTTTTTCAGCTTTCCTAGGAATTACCGAGCCTGTCATATTCGGTGTCAACCTCCGCTATCGTAAACCGTTTATTGCTGCGATGATTGGAGGCGCTTTAGGCGGGGCATTTGTTGTCTTCACGAAGGTAGCAGCCAACGCTTATGGCTTAACGGGTATTCCGATGATTGCCATTGCAGCGCCATTCGGTTTACAAAATGTGGTAAATTATGTTATTGGTATGTTAATAGCTGTTGCTGTTTCATTTACTCTCACTATCATTTTTAAAGTAAAAGAAGTCGAAAAATAA
- a CDS encoding PRD domain-containing protein, whose translation MKIYKILNNNAVVVKEGDQEKIVMGPGIAFQKGKNDVVPVQKIEKIFVVREENEKFKQILATLPEAHIEVAEHIISYAEGELMMPLSDHIHISLTDHLSFAIERLQKGIVLYNKLLGEIKVLYKQEYDIGKYAIRYVKDRLGVELPDDEAGYVALHIHTAKMNTESMKKTVKYTTMIKEMVEHIESYFQHSIDEDSISYQRLVTHLRYALGRLESNEAFQIMDDDMLSFIQTKYDSAYRCALGLADLLKNEYGLHLPESEIGYITLHVQRLQDAELV comes from the coding sequence TTGAAGATATATAAAATCTTGAATAACAATGCAGTGGTTGTGAAGGAAGGTGATCAGGAGAAAATTGTGATGGGGCCTGGAATTGCTTTTCAGAAGGGGAAAAATGACGTCGTTCCCGTTCAAAAAATAGAGAAAATCTTTGTTGTGCGTGAAGAAAATGAGAAATTCAAACAAATTCTTGCGACATTGCCAGAGGCGCATATTGAGGTGGCAGAGCATATCATCAGCTATGCAGAGGGAGAACTGATGATGCCACTCAGTGATCATATCCACATATCACTGACTGACCATTTATCCTTTGCCATTGAGCGTCTTCAAAAAGGCATTGTGCTCTATAATAAATTGCTTGGTGAGATCAAAGTCTTATATAAGCAGGAATATGATATTGGAAAGTATGCCATTCGTTATGTAAAGGATCGGCTTGGGGTTGAACTGCCGGACGATGAGGCAGGGTATGTGGCTCTTCATATTCATACGGCCAAAATGAATACGGAGTCTATGAAAAAGACCGTGAAATATACAACGATGATCAAAGAAATGGTTGAGCATATAGAAAGCTATTTTCAGCATTCAATTGATGAGGATAGTATTTCCTATCAGCGGCTTGTGACACATTTGAGGTATGCATTAGGCAGGTTGGAATCGAATGAGGCATTTCAAATCATGGACGATGATATGCTGAGTTTTATCCAAACAAAGTATGATTCGGCTTACCGGTGTGCACTTGGACTTGCTGATTTGTTAAAAAATGAATACGGACTTCATCTCCCTGAATCGGAGATCGGCTACATCACGCTGCATGTCCAGCGTCTGCAGGATGCCGAATTGGTTTAA